A region from the Enoplosus armatus isolate fEnoArm2 chromosome 24, fEnoArm2.hap1, whole genome shotgun sequence genome encodes:
- the xdh gene encoding xanthine dehydrogenase/oxidase isoform X2 produces MADTEIESRSDELIFFVNGKKIVEKNADPEMTLLTYLRRKLGLTGTKLGCAEGGCGACTVMLSRYQTHTQQLLHYAVNACLAPLCSLHLVAVTTVEGIGSVARKLHPVQERIARAHGSQCGFCTPGIVMSMYALLRNNPKPKMADVEEAFHGNLCRCTGYRPILEGYKTFTVEGGCCGGRGRENGCCMANGNGAEKSLEEDVDEAKSLFNAADFVPFDPTQEVIFPPELMSLTKGQRSGSLCFRGDRAAWLQPDSLDEFLHLKWEHPDARVVVGNTEVGIEVKFKNMVYPVILAPAFIPELNTVMHTEDGVVFGAACTLSHMGAVLRQAVETLPPYQTKVFLAVLEQLRWFAGLQIRNVAAVGGNIMTASPISDLNPVFMAAGCKLTLMDKGGSRVVQMDDSFFTGYRKTTLRPQEVLLSVEIPYSKKTQFVSAFKQSPRREDDISIVTAAMSVTFTPGTNVVEDLRLSYGGMAATTVLAKKTANGLLGRQWGEELLQEACSSLAEEMTLDPSAPGGMVTYRRTLTLSLFYKFYLMVLQKLREQGVNVEEVGSDCRSAAEIYHPETPSSVQVYQAVPEGRSQDDTVGRPMMHLSALKQATGEAVYCDDVPLYENELYLALVTSSKAHAHIRSIDTSAAECMSGVVCCVFADDIPGSNATGPIEYDETVLADRQVTCVGHIIGAVVADTQLHAQRAAKAIRIQYEELQPVVTIQEAIAAQSFYQPIRTIQKGDLEAGFTQADHILEGEMHIGGQEHFYLETNVTLAVPRGEDGEMELFVSTQSASKTQSLVAKALGVPANRVVVRVKRMGGGFGGKESRTTILSTVVAVAANKLKRPVRCMLDRDEDMLITGGRHPFYGKYKVGFLNSGKVMALDVSYYSNTGNSMDLSLSVLERALFHMENSYSVANVRGRGFLCRTNLPSNTAFRGFGGPQGMMVAESWMTDVAQSLGRPAEEVRRLNLYVEGESTPYNQILDQFTLDRCWDECLSRCGYQERQTAIKLYNRQNRWTKRGLAIVPTKFGISFTSVFLNQAGALVHIYTDGSVLLTHGGTEMGQGLHTKMVQVASRVLVIPCSKIHISETSTNTVPNTSPTAASASSDLNGAAVQNACEILVKRLEPYKTKNPNGSWEDWVKAAYFDRVNLSSNGFYKTPDLGYDFDSNSGRAFNYFTYGVACSEVEIDCLTGAHKNLSTTIVMDVGHSLNPAIDIGQVEGGFMQGLGLFTLEELHYSPQGVLLTRGPGSYKIPAFGDIPTQLTVSLLRDAPNDKAIFASKAVGEPPLFLAASVFFAIKDAISASRAESGISGPFRLDSPASAERIRNACSDRFTKLCPLAEPGTFSPWSVQV; encoded by the exons ATGGCCGATACCGAAATCGAGTCCCGGTCTGACGAACTAATCTTCTTCGTTAATGGGAAGAAG ATTGTTGAAAAAAATGCAGATCCTGAGATGACCCTGTTGACGTATCTGAGGAGGAAAT tgggtTTAACAGGAACTAAGCTGGGTTGTGCTGAGGGCGGCTGTGGAGCCTGTACTGTCATGCTGTCCAgataccaaacacacactcaacagcTGCT TCACTACGCTGTCAACGCCTGTCTCGCCCCCCTCTGCTCCCTACACCTGGTTGCCGTGACGACCGTGGAGGGCATCGGCAGTGTGGCAAGAAAACTACACCCTGtgcag GAGCGAATAGCGAGGGCTCACGGCTCTCAGTGCGGTTTCTGTACACCGGGGATCGTCATGTCCATGTACGCTCTGCTGAGGAACAACCCCAAACCCAAAATGGCCGACGTAGAGGAGGCCTTCCACG GAAATCTGTGTCGTTGCACCGGATACAGACCCATACTGGAGGGATACAAGACTTTCACtgtg gAGGGGGGGTGCTGTGGGGGCAGGGGGCGGGAGAACGGCTGCTGTATGGCCAATGGGAACGGAGCTGAGAAGAGCTTAGAGGAAGACGTTGAT GAAGCCAAGTCTCTATTTAATGCAGCAGACTTTGTGCCCTTTGACCCCACGCAGGAGGTCATCTTCCCCCCTGAACTCAtg TCTCTCaccaaaggtcaaaggtcgggCTCGCTGTGTTTCCGTGGTGACAGGGCGGCGTGGCTGCAGCCCGACAGTCTGGACGAGTTTCTGCATCTGAAGTGGGAACATCCAGATGCCCGAGTGGTGGTGGGGAACACTGAAGTgg gtatTGAGGTGAAGTTTAAGAACATGGTGTACCCGGTCATCTTGGCTCCAGCCTTCATCCCTGAACTGAACACTGTGATGCACACTGAGGACG gtGTAGTGTTTGGTGCAGCCTGCACTCTCAGCCACATGGGGGCGGTGCTGAGGCAGGCAGTGGAGACTCTTCCTCCTTATCAGACCAAAGTCTTCCTCGCCGTCCTGGAACAGCTGCGCTGGTTTGCTGGACTGCAGATACGCAACGTAGCG gctgTTGGTGGAAACATCATGACAGCCAGCCCCATATCAGACCTCAACCCTGTCTTTATGGCAGCGGGCTGCAAACTCACACTGATGGACaagg GTGGCAGCCGTGTGGTTCAGATGGACGACAGTTTCTTCACAGGTTACAGGAAGACAACTCTGCGACCGCAAGAGGTCCTGCTGTCTGTAGAGATCCCATACAGCAAGAAG aCTCAATTCGTCTCCGCTTTCAAACAGTCTCCTCGCCGGGAGGATGACATCAGCATCGTCACCGCGGCGATGAGCGTAACCTTCACTCCTGGGACCAATGTTGTCGAGGACTTGAGGCTGAGCTACGGCGGCATGGCGGCGACCACAGTGCTGGCGAAGAAGACGGCGAACGGGCTGCTGGGAAG GCAGTGGGGGGAGGAGCTTCTGCAGGAGGCTTGCTCCTCATTGGCAGAGGAGATGACCCTCGACCCCTCTGCACCGGGCGGCATGGTGACGTACCGGCGAACTTTGACCCTCAGCCTCTTCTACAAGTTCTACCTGATGGTGCTGCAGAAGCTCCGAGAGCAG GGTGTGAATGTGGAAGAGGTCGGGTCAGACTGTCGGAGCGCTGCAGAGATTTATCACCCCGAGACTCCGTCCAGTGTTCAGGTCTACCAG GCAGTGCCGGAGGGGCGGAGCCAGGACGACACGGTGGGCCGTCCCATGATGCACCTGTCGGCTCTGAAGCAGGCTACAGGTGAGGCGGTTTACTGCGACGATGTGCCGCTGTACGAGAACGAGCTGTACCTGGCGCTCGTCACCAGCAGCAAAGCACATGCTCACATCCG ttcTATAGATACCTCTGCAGCAGAATGTATGTCCGGCGtggtctgctgtgtgtttgctgatgaCATCCCCGGCAGTAACGCCACCGGCCCTATCGAATATGACGAGACTGTCCTCGCTGACCGCCAG gtgaCCTGTGTTGGTCACATCATCGGCGCCGTGGTGGCCGACACTCAGCTTCACGCTCAGAGAGCCGCCAAAGCTATCAGGATCCAGTATGAAGAGCTGCAGCCGGTCGTCACCATCCAG gaagCCATCGCCGCCCAGTCCTTctatcagccaatcagaaccaTCCAGAAGGGAGACCTGGAGGCGGGGTTTACACAGGCAGACCACATCCTGGAAG GTGAGATGCACATTGGAGGTCAGGAACATTTCTACCTGGAGACAAACGTCACTCTGGCTGTTCCCAgaggagaagacggagagaTGGAGCTCTTCGTTTCTACTCAGTCTGCCTCCAAAACACAG tctCTGGTGGCGAAGGCGTTGGGCGTCCCTGCTAACAGGGTGGTGGTCCGGGTGAAGAGGATGGGTGGAGGCTTTGGAGGGAAGGAGAGCCGAACCACCATATTGTCCACTGTGGTTGCCGTGGCAGCGAACAA ACTGAAGAGGCCTGTGAGGTGTATGTTGGACAGAGACGAGGACATGTTGATCACTGGAGGACGACACCCCTTCTATGGAAAATACAAG GTGGGTTTCCTAAACAGCGGTAAGGTCATGGCCCTGGACGTGTCGTACTATAGTAACACTGGAAACTCCAtggatctctctctgtca GTCCTGGAGCGCGCTCTGTTCCATATGGAGAACTCGTATAGCGTGGCGAACGTGCGCGGCCGCGGCTTCCTGTGCCGCACCAACCTGCCGTCCAACACGGCCTTCAGGGGCTTTGGAGGGCCGCAAGGCATGATGGTCGCTGAGAGCTGGATGACTGACGTAGCTCAGAGTCTGGGCAGGCCGGCCGAGGAG GTGCGTCGGTTGAACCTGTATGTGGAAGGTGAGTCGACACCCTACAACCAGATCCTGGACCAGTTCACGCTGGACCGCTGCTGGGACGAGTGCCTGTCACGCTGTGGCTACCAGGAACGCCAAACCGCCATCAAACTCTACAACAG aCAGAACCGTTGGACCAAACGAGGCCTCGCCATCGTCCCCACCAAGTTTGGCATCAGCTTCACCTCTGTCTTCCTCAACCAG gctggAGCTCTGGTTCATATCTACACAGACGGCTCGGTGTTGTTGACCCATGGTGGGACAGAGATGGGACAGGGACTCCACACTAAGATGGTCCAG GTTGCCAGCAGGGTTCTGGTTATCCCCTGTTCAAAGATCCACATCTCAGAGACGAGTACCAACACAGTCCCCAACACTAGCCCCACCGCCGCCTCTGCCTCCTCAGACCTCAATGGAGCCGCCGTGCAGAATGCATGTGAGATCCTCGTGAAACGTCTGGAACCGTACAAGACCAAGAACCCCAATGGATCATGGGAAGACTGG GTGAAAGCAGCGTATTTCGACAGAGTCAACCTCAGTTCAAACGGCTTTTACAA GACTCCGGATCTTGGTTACGACTTTGACTCAAACTCAGGCAGAGCGTTCAACTACTTCACCTATGGAGTTGCCTGTTCAGAGGTGGAGATTGACTGTTTGACCGGAGCTCACAAG AACCTGAGTACCACCATAGTGATGGACGTTGGTCACAGTCTCAACCCAGCTATAGACATCGGACAG GTGGAAGGAGGATTCATGCAGGGTCTGGGTCTCTTCACCCTGGAGGAGCTTCATTATTCGCCACAGGGAGTCCTCCTCACTCGGGGTCCTGGTTCTTATAAGATCCCGGCCTTTGGTGACATTCCCACCCAGCTTACCGTCTCGCTGCTCCGCGACGCACCCAATGATAAGGCCATCTTCGCCTCCAAG gcTGTGGGCGAGCCTCCTCTCTTTCTGGCGGCGTCTGTTTTCTTCGCCATCAAAGATGCCATCAGCGCTTCCCGGGCAGAGTCGGGTATCAGTGGTCCCTTCAGGTTAGACAGCCCTGCCTCCGCCGAGAGGATCCGCAATGCTTGCAGCGACCGATTCACCAAACTG TGTCCTCTTGCAGAGCCTGGTACCTTCAGCCCCTGGTCTGTACAAGTCTAG
- the xdh gene encoding xanthine dehydrogenase/oxidase isoform X3, giving the protein MADTEIESRSDELIFFVNGKKIVEKNADPEMTLLTYLRRKLGLTGTKLGCAEGGCGACTVMLSRYQTHTQQLLHYAVNACLAPLCSLHLVAVTTVEGIGSVARKLHPVQERIARAHGSQCGFCTPGIVMSMYALLRNNPKPKMADVEEAFHGNLCRCTGYRPILEGYKTFTVEGGCCGGRGRENGCCMANGNGAEKSLEEDEAKSLFNAADFVPFDPTQEVIFPPELMSLTKGQRSGSLCFRGDRAAWLQPDSLDEFLHLKWEHPDARVVVGNTEVGIEVKFKNMVYPVILAPAFIPELNTVMHTEDGVVFGAACTLSHMGAVLRQAVETLPPYQTKVFLAVLEQLRWFAGLQIRNVAAVGGNIMTASPISDLNPVFMAAGCKLTLMDKGGSRVVQMDDSFFTGYRKTTLRPQEVLLSVEIPYSKKTQFVSAFKQSPRREDDISIVTAAMSVTFTPGTNVVEDLRLSYGGMAATTVLAKKTANGLLGRQWGEELLQEACSSLAEEMTLDPSAPGGMVTYRRTLTLSLFYKFYLMVLQKLREQGVNVEEVGSDCRSAAEIYHPETPSSVQVYQAVPEGRSQDDTVGRPMMHLSALKQATGEAVYCDDVPLYENELYLALVTSSKAHAHIRSIDTSAAECMSGVVCCVFADDIPGSNATGPIEYDETVLADRQVTCVGHIIGAVVADTQLHAQRAAKAIRIQYEELQPVVTIQEAIAAQSFYQPIRTIQKGDLEAGFTQADHILEGEMHIGGQEHFYLETNVTLAVPRGEDGEMELFVSTQSASKTQSLVAKALGVPANRVVVRVKRMGGGFGGKESRTTILSTVVAVAANKLKRPVRCMLDRDEDMLITGGRHPFYGKYKVGFLNSGKVMALDVSYYSNTGNSMDLSLSVLERALFHMENSYSVANVRGRGFLCRTNLPSNTAFRGFGGPQGMMVAESWMTDVAQSLGRPAEEVRRLNLYVEGESTPYNQILDQFTLDRCWDECLSRCGYQERQTAIKLYNRQNRWTKRGLAIVPTKFGISFTSVFLNQAGALVHIYTDGSVLLTHGGTEMGQGLHTKMVQVASRVLVIPCSKIHISETSTNTVPNTSPTAASASSDLNGAAVQNACEILVKRLEPYKTKNPNGSWEDWVKAAYFDRVNLSSNGFYKTPDLGYDFDSNSGRAFNYFTYGVACSEVEIDCLTGAHKNLSTTIVMDVGHSLNPAIDIGQVEGGFMQGLGLFTLEELHYSPQGVLLTRGPGSYKIPAFGDIPTQLTVSLLRDAPNDKAIFASKAVGEPPLFLAASVFFAIKDAISASRAESGISGPFRLDSPASAERIRNACSDRFTKLCPLAEPGTFSPWSVQV; this is encoded by the exons ATGGCCGATACCGAAATCGAGTCCCGGTCTGACGAACTAATCTTCTTCGTTAATGGGAAGAAG ATTGTTGAAAAAAATGCAGATCCTGAGATGACCCTGTTGACGTATCTGAGGAGGAAAT tgggtTTAACAGGAACTAAGCTGGGTTGTGCTGAGGGCGGCTGTGGAGCCTGTACTGTCATGCTGTCCAgataccaaacacacactcaacagcTGCT TCACTACGCTGTCAACGCCTGTCTCGCCCCCCTCTGCTCCCTACACCTGGTTGCCGTGACGACCGTGGAGGGCATCGGCAGTGTGGCAAGAAAACTACACCCTGtgcag GAGCGAATAGCGAGGGCTCACGGCTCTCAGTGCGGTTTCTGTACACCGGGGATCGTCATGTCCATGTACGCTCTGCTGAGGAACAACCCCAAACCCAAAATGGCCGACGTAGAGGAGGCCTTCCACG GAAATCTGTGTCGTTGCACCGGATACAGACCCATACTGGAGGGATACAAGACTTTCACtgtg gAGGGGGGGTGCTGTGGGGGCAGGGGGCGGGAGAACGGCTGCTGTATGGCCAATGGGAACGGAGCTGAGAAGAGCTTAGAGGAAGAC GAAGCCAAGTCTCTATTTAATGCAGCAGACTTTGTGCCCTTTGACCCCACGCAGGAGGTCATCTTCCCCCCTGAACTCAtg TCTCTCaccaaaggtcaaaggtcgggCTCGCTGTGTTTCCGTGGTGACAGGGCGGCGTGGCTGCAGCCCGACAGTCTGGACGAGTTTCTGCATCTGAAGTGGGAACATCCAGATGCCCGAGTGGTGGTGGGGAACACTGAAGTgg gtatTGAGGTGAAGTTTAAGAACATGGTGTACCCGGTCATCTTGGCTCCAGCCTTCATCCCTGAACTGAACACTGTGATGCACACTGAGGACG gtGTAGTGTTTGGTGCAGCCTGCACTCTCAGCCACATGGGGGCGGTGCTGAGGCAGGCAGTGGAGACTCTTCCTCCTTATCAGACCAAAGTCTTCCTCGCCGTCCTGGAACAGCTGCGCTGGTTTGCTGGACTGCAGATACGCAACGTAGCG gctgTTGGTGGAAACATCATGACAGCCAGCCCCATATCAGACCTCAACCCTGTCTTTATGGCAGCGGGCTGCAAACTCACACTGATGGACaagg GTGGCAGCCGTGTGGTTCAGATGGACGACAGTTTCTTCACAGGTTACAGGAAGACAACTCTGCGACCGCAAGAGGTCCTGCTGTCTGTAGAGATCCCATACAGCAAGAAG aCTCAATTCGTCTCCGCTTTCAAACAGTCTCCTCGCCGGGAGGATGACATCAGCATCGTCACCGCGGCGATGAGCGTAACCTTCACTCCTGGGACCAATGTTGTCGAGGACTTGAGGCTGAGCTACGGCGGCATGGCGGCGACCACAGTGCTGGCGAAGAAGACGGCGAACGGGCTGCTGGGAAG GCAGTGGGGGGAGGAGCTTCTGCAGGAGGCTTGCTCCTCATTGGCAGAGGAGATGACCCTCGACCCCTCTGCACCGGGCGGCATGGTGACGTACCGGCGAACTTTGACCCTCAGCCTCTTCTACAAGTTCTACCTGATGGTGCTGCAGAAGCTCCGAGAGCAG GGTGTGAATGTGGAAGAGGTCGGGTCAGACTGTCGGAGCGCTGCAGAGATTTATCACCCCGAGACTCCGTCCAGTGTTCAGGTCTACCAG GCAGTGCCGGAGGGGCGGAGCCAGGACGACACGGTGGGCCGTCCCATGATGCACCTGTCGGCTCTGAAGCAGGCTACAGGTGAGGCGGTTTACTGCGACGATGTGCCGCTGTACGAGAACGAGCTGTACCTGGCGCTCGTCACCAGCAGCAAAGCACATGCTCACATCCG ttcTATAGATACCTCTGCAGCAGAATGTATGTCCGGCGtggtctgctgtgtgtttgctgatgaCATCCCCGGCAGTAACGCCACCGGCCCTATCGAATATGACGAGACTGTCCTCGCTGACCGCCAG gtgaCCTGTGTTGGTCACATCATCGGCGCCGTGGTGGCCGACACTCAGCTTCACGCTCAGAGAGCCGCCAAAGCTATCAGGATCCAGTATGAAGAGCTGCAGCCGGTCGTCACCATCCAG gaagCCATCGCCGCCCAGTCCTTctatcagccaatcagaaccaTCCAGAAGGGAGACCTGGAGGCGGGGTTTACACAGGCAGACCACATCCTGGAAG GTGAGATGCACATTGGAGGTCAGGAACATTTCTACCTGGAGACAAACGTCACTCTGGCTGTTCCCAgaggagaagacggagagaTGGAGCTCTTCGTTTCTACTCAGTCTGCCTCCAAAACACAG tctCTGGTGGCGAAGGCGTTGGGCGTCCCTGCTAACAGGGTGGTGGTCCGGGTGAAGAGGATGGGTGGAGGCTTTGGAGGGAAGGAGAGCCGAACCACCATATTGTCCACTGTGGTTGCCGTGGCAGCGAACAA ACTGAAGAGGCCTGTGAGGTGTATGTTGGACAGAGACGAGGACATGTTGATCACTGGAGGACGACACCCCTTCTATGGAAAATACAAG GTGGGTTTCCTAAACAGCGGTAAGGTCATGGCCCTGGACGTGTCGTACTATAGTAACACTGGAAACTCCAtggatctctctctgtca GTCCTGGAGCGCGCTCTGTTCCATATGGAGAACTCGTATAGCGTGGCGAACGTGCGCGGCCGCGGCTTCCTGTGCCGCACCAACCTGCCGTCCAACACGGCCTTCAGGGGCTTTGGAGGGCCGCAAGGCATGATGGTCGCTGAGAGCTGGATGACTGACGTAGCTCAGAGTCTGGGCAGGCCGGCCGAGGAG GTGCGTCGGTTGAACCTGTATGTGGAAGGTGAGTCGACACCCTACAACCAGATCCTGGACCAGTTCACGCTGGACCGCTGCTGGGACGAGTGCCTGTCACGCTGTGGCTACCAGGAACGCCAAACCGCCATCAAACTCTACAACAG aCAGAACCGTTGGACCAAACGAGGCCTCGCCATCGTCCCCACCAAGTTTGGCATCAGCTTCACCTCTGTCTTCCTCAACCAG gctggAGCTCTGGTTCATATCTACACAGACGGCTCGGTGTTGTTGACCCATGGTGGGACAGAGATGGGACAGGGACTCCACACTAAGATGGTCCAG GTTGCCAGCAGGGTTCTGGTTATCCCCTGTTCAAAGATCCACATCTCAGAGACGAGTACCAACACAGTCCCCAACACTAGCCCCACCGCCGCCTCTGCCTCCTCAGACCTCAATGGAGCCGCCGTGCAGAATGCATGTGAGATCCTCGTGAAACGTCTGGAACCGTACAAGACCAAGAACCCCAATGGATCATGGGAAGACTGG GTGAAAGCAGCGTATTTCGACAGAGTCAACCTCAGTTCAAACGGCTTTTACAA GACTCCGGATCTTGGTTACGACTTTGACTCAAACTCAGGCAGAGCGTTCAACTACTTCACCTATGGAGTTGCCTGTTCAGAGGTGGAGATTGACTGTTTGACCGGAGCTCACAAG AACCTGAGTACCACCATAGTGATGGACGTTGGTCACAGTCTCAACCCAGCTATAGACATCGGACAG GTGGAAGGAGGATTCATGCAGGGTCTGGGTCTCTTCACCCTGGAGGAGCTTCATTATTCGCCACAGGGAGTCCTCCTCACTCGGGGTCCTGGTTCTTATAAGATCCCGGCCTTTGGTGACATTCCCACCCAGCTTACCGTCTCGCTGCTCCGCGACGCACCCAATGATAAGGCCATCTTCGCCTCCAAG gcTGTGGGCGAGCCTCCTCTCTTTCTGGCGGCGTCTGTTTTCTTCGCCATCAAAGATGCCATCAGCGCTTCCCGGGCAGAGTCGGGTATCAGTGGTCCCTTCAGGTTAGACAGCCCTGCCTCCGCCGAGAGGATCCGCAATGCTTGCAGCGACCGATTCACCAAACTG TGTCCTCTTGCAGAGCCTGGTACCTTCAGCCCCTGGTCTGTACAAGTCTAG